GGAACAAGAACGCCCGCCGAGTCCTGTGGTGGCTACACGAGAGGTATGTATCCCCTCGAAGCTACGCCACGGCGCGGTAGAGCCTGAAGTTCGTCAAAACTTGACCTGACCGTGACCGTCACTGACGCCACCTTGCTGCCGCTGTTGCTGGAAATGAGCTGAATATCAAGCTTTGGTTGCCTCTTTGCTTCCACTTCACTGCTCTTCGACTATCTGTAATTGTAAAACACCTAATACGATTCTTCAGCACTTGATACTGGTGGTCATGGTCTTCTTCTCTTACTGTTGCGAGACTTGGTTTTAGTTAGTAATCTTGAGATCAAGTGTACTCGTGGATTGCTTAGATGGAGGACCACTGTTGGTTTTGTACTTAGATGCGATTGTGAATCATGTACGGTTCAATTCAGATTCATGTGGTATTTTTCCTAAATTTGTACCTGCCTGAACATTATTACTATTAAACTATGAATAATGATTTTTGCAACTGTAGGAGAATTTCTTTGCcgcatcacaagaaaaacaattTGAGACAGAGAACTGTACTGAACCTTCTAATTATTGTATGAACTTGCTTCACTTAATTTGAACGGCATATTTTTCAGTAGAATTAAGTGCCGGGTGCCACTTGAGAGAATAAAAGAATGATCAGCTATTTTTTTCACAGTTATGATTTAGTCAACATTGATGTCCGTCTGCAAAAAGCTTATTCTGATTTGGAGTTGATTTTTTTTCAGGCCCTTAAGATGAGTGATGAACATCCGTTGAGCCGTCCAATGTTGCCTTTGGCAACTACACCAGAGGTATGAATCCCCTTCATATTAGTTTGCATATGTGAGCACTGGTACATGTACAATGCGTCTATTACTGCGACACTTTTCTCCATATATACCTTGTAATACTTTGTTTTATCTAATAGAAGCTGGGTGTTTTCCCTTCTGTCAGGgaaaaaaattagaagaacatAGCTCACCAATGCAACATAGCTCAGTTCTTATCAGAACAATTGAGAGAATGATGAATACAGCCTTTTTAGTTGATGGCACTGTTTGTATTATTTCTGTTAACACTGAAGTGTGTCATCTCTTTGATGGTTTAGTAGAATTAAGTGTCTGCTGTCACTTGATGTTCAGAATTGCCCTGCCATTCATGCAATAAATAAAAAAGCGATTTGGCCTGGTTTTCATGTCTCTGATGTGTATGCACGTGCAGGTGCCAAAGGCATCCAATCCAACTCAGGTGGAGGCCAAGGAGGTTCAGCTCTCGGACATTGCACCAATAATGTTGGATGATACCGACGTGAAGACTGTACGTTTCATATATTCAGATTGGGAGCTATGGTGTACTACCTCTGTTTCAACTGATCTAACGGTTGGAGAtttacattttatttttgttctgaCTGCAGAAAATAGATGACATCGCTGAACTGGACATTGCAGAGGATTTTGATAACCGGCCTTCCAAAAAGGCAAAAATTTCTGAATCACGTGTACTGGAACCATCACCTATGTCACCAACTATGAAAACATCTTCTCCAGGTTCAGAGTGTTTTGAATCGTTTGTGCCGGAATCAGATAATTAGATGAATCATGATACACTACCATCACCTCCATCCCCATCTAGCTCGACAATATCTCCTGTTTTCCCATTGCATGATATTAAGGAACCAAATTCACATAAAGAGATCAAAGTTGATGAGACATATGATTATCTCCCACAAGGTATTTGCTTGATTTATCACGTGTGCTTTCATATACAATATATTCTTAAATTATTTGATTTTCTGCAGACTATACATTGACCGACCATGATCTATGTGCTCATATAGCAATAGAATCATCTTTGAGAAAACAATTGCTGGTTCAGATAGATGGAAGTTCTGTCTTGCAACATCAATTGATGTGCCTGCTAGATGAGAAAGAGTGGGTAAATGATGATGTCTAATTCACAGTAAAGAGTTTCTAATCACTAATATCAATTAGTAATGTATTTTTTTAATTCTTAATTATAGGTGATCAATGCATATATATGTTGTATAAAGGACCAAATACATCTCTAGAATGATAATAAAGTATATTTTGAGAGTCCATTTGTTACCTCACTATTTAAACGAGATGGCACCATTGGAATACAAGAAGGTAGTGCCTTCATGACAGAGATTGTCCTCGAATATATGCAGCATGACATGGTAATCTCCATATTCATAATTTACATGTTCTAGGTTTCATGCATTTTCATTTACTATTTTCCTAATTATCTTTATTACAGATTAAACTTCCAATAAATGCCAATAACACACATTGGTATTTAGCTGTTGTGAATACAAAAAAATGTGAGGTTCAAGTTCTAGACTCCTTGTGCTGGAATTCTGGCAGAGATGATCTTGCTAATACGGTTAGTTACAACACGATTTTTAATATACTTAGATAATGTGTATCATTTCTTCTTACCACTATTTTATTTTTAGCTACGAGGAATACAATTTCATTTGGACCTTCTTAAAAGTCAAAAGTTGGTAAGCGACGATTGGAAAGACGTTGATCTTACTGAATGGAAGATCATAGAACAATTACAAAAGGCAATTCAAAAAGATAGTTCTTCATGTGGTTTATTTATGGTTAAATTTATGGAATATTTCACCGGATGTGCACTATCCTACCCAATTACACAGGTATATAtctttttttaataaaaagtaTGTTACTTTTACAAAAAGTACTTTTTAAATATACTAATAATTGTTCGTGTTGCACAGGAAATGATTACTTCTTTTAGGTTTAAGTTAGCCAGCATACTATTATGTTGGAAAACAAACACTGCAGCAATGACTATAATCGTTGAAGAAAGTGACGATGACAGCAAGGGAGATCCTGATGATGTTCAAATATTGGAAAGTTTAGATGatataaaaaaacaaaaacaaaaatccCATTATCTGTTGAAAATAAATACAAATCACTAATATCAATTCTTTCTAATATGACCTTACATGAGTTAACAGCTGGACTCTGTAGCTTCATTAAATCAATTAATTACACCGAGATTTTAGAGTAAGTAATTTTAAATTAGTATTGCAATTGTATAGTATCTGAATTGTTTTATTAATGGTTTATTTTCTTAATTTGTATCATTATCAGGAAAGTATGGATCCGAAGTTCAAAACCATATCCAATTAGCTTGTCTCTCAGAAAACTACAAGGATTGCTAAAGGATGATTTACCCATGGACCGTGATTGCTTTAATTTGATCGTACGGAAGATTATGTTGGATGACATCCAAACATCACAAAAAACAAAGCAACTGATAGCAAAGCATTATCTCGACatgaaattttgggtatgtttttatATTCGTTATATTCTTTTTATATTCTAATTTTTTATCATCTTTCTAACCAATAATTTTATATACTAGATGACTACTGATTTTGGAAGGCACCCAGATTTTCGTAAAAAGTTAGATGTGGAGCAACTAGCAAATTCTGTTCGTAGTTGGCCTGGTATCAAATATAATGTTTCAACATGCAAATCGGTAAGAGCACTTTTGTATACTTTAGAGCAATTTTTTTATTGCATCTAATATGTAGCCTATTTCAGATCCATATTCCACTACAATGCATTGATGAATTCATTCTATTCACATTGGATCAAGATACCAGAACAGTGTACATTTTGGACCCTACTCCTATTAATCCAATGTACCGATACAACCCACTCGCAAAATATGTGAAAAAAATTATATGGATTTCCGAACATTTACCGAAAGCAATGTCAGAAGCATGCCCTGGGTCTAGATGGAACGAGGATATTCTCTTATGGCATCATAGAATCCTAGATGATATTCCAGTTTACAACAGGTATTTTTCAGAAGATGAATACTAGATACTGATTATTTGTTGATTTGAGTATGTAGACAATATTAATAAAGTATATTTATATTCTTATATAAGGGAACTGTCTGGTTATCTTGTTCCCCTATTCATGTCCACATGGGAAGACGAAAGACCACATTTGCCATTTTTAAAGGTAAATATTGCAACCGTATAGATATTTGCTTTTATGATTATTATACATGTGATGCTGATGTCATTCTTTTACAAAAAAATGAATGAATAGGATGGATATGAACTCAGAAAACTAATTTTGGGCCAACTACTAACATTCAAGGACAATGAATGTGAAGATAACATGCCTGCTGGTGTACTGGACTTCATCAATTGTATTAGGAAAATCCAAAGTTAAACGGGTATGTCAAATAGTATCAATTTATCTCGAAATGTCAAATGATTCAAATATCTTATTCCAATATGCTAACCTTGTTTTCCTACCAATATGCTTGTGTAGGGAGCTCAATCGGTGGAAGGTAATTTGTCAGAGAGATTTCTTGCAGCCAACAGTTAATAGACAATGAGCAGGGAGACGATGAACATGTAGAGATGGATTTTTTTCCTTTGAGAAATTAATAGTAGATTTTGGTTTCTACTTAAGATATCCCTTACATATATGTAGAAAACTTTTGGAGCTTGCCAGGATATACATTTTTGGGGGTTGCCAATTATAAGAGATGACGGATTGCTTCAAAATTCGATGTTTGTGGGTTCAGACATGACAATACTGTGGAAATCACAAATAGTACAGAATCGTGTACTCTGTTGATTAATAATTATTTTATAGTTTGTTTCTATTCGAAAATGCCAACTAGAGACCGAGCTCCACGGAGGCCTTTATTTGAAAACTTCTAAATCCAAACGTTTtagtttcaaaaaattctgaaaataaatACACATATACGTAGATACATAATGCACATGTAACTTCTAAATCCAAACTTTTtagtttcaaaaaattctgaaaataaatACACATATACCTAGATACATAATGTACATCTGTGCAAATTTTCAGGTCGAAATACATTAAAATGT
This genomic window from Aegilops tauschii subsp. strangulata cultivar AL8/78 chromosome 4, Aet v6.0, whole genome shotgun sequence contains:
- the LOC109748933 gene encoding uncharacterized protein isoform X2, with the translated sequence MSPPSSPEEEAPSSPEEQAPSSPEEQERPPSPVVATREALKMSDEHPLSRPMLPLATTPEVPKASNPTQVEAKEVQLSDIAPIMLDDTDVKTKIDDIAELDIAEDFDNRPSKKAKISESRVLEPSPMSPTMKTSSPGSECFESFVPESDN
- the LOC109748933 gene encoding uncharacterized protein isoform X1 encodes the protein MTLHELTAGLCSFIKSINYTEILEKVWIRSSKPYPISLSLRKLQGLLKDDLPMDRDCFNLIVRKIMLDDIQTSQKTKQLIAKHYLDMKFWMTTDFGRHPDFRKKLDVEQLANSVRSWPGIKYNVSTCKSIHIPLQCIDEFILFTLDQDTRTVYILDPTPINPMYRYNPLAKYVKKIIWISEHLPKAMSEACPGSRWNEDILLWHHRILDDIPVYNRELSGYLVPLFMSTWEDERPHLPFLKDGYELRKLILGQLLTFKDNECEDNMPAGVLDFINCIRKIQS